A DNA window from Aquarana catesbeiana isolate 2022-GZ linkage group LG01, ASM4218655v1, whole genome shotgun sequence contains the following coding sequences:
- the LOC141129229 gene encoding ret finger protein-like 4A yields the protein MASADLRKELECYVCLNIYTDPVTLKCGHNFCRDCIGHVLDTQERSGSYSCPECREEFQDRPALHRNITLQNIVENFLSAQPDREESGVFCNYCLHTPVPAVLSCLMCEASLCVNHLTVHSKSPEHVLCVPTTSLENRKCSVQHSHPPVGGPNIGAVQQTSVLSGVTDILLDVRTAGNDLHISDDMKTVSWSSILQKRPKIPERFKCPQVMSSQRFSSGRHYWEVDVRRAGYWRVGMCYPSIDRKGDQSVIGYNKKSWCLERGWWEFDNKCSVIHDSKEIRLPGGVSSKRVRIELDYEAGRISFYDLCDPIRHLHTFTTTFTEHLHAGVYVGGGVCVLEGCIKICGGNQN from the coding sequence atggcgtctgctgatctgaggaagGAACTGGAATGTtacgtctgtctgaacatttatacagatcctgtaaccctgaaatgtggacacaacttctgccgggactgtattggtcatgtgttggatacacaggagagGTCTGGAagttattcctgtcctgaatgtagagaagagttccaggatcggcctgcactgcacaggaacataacactacagaacatagtggagaatttcctgtctgctcagccagatcgggaggagtccggggtcttctgtaatTACTGTCttcacactcctgtacctgctgtgctatcctgtctgatgtgtgaagcttctctgtgtgtcAATCACCTGAcagtccacagcaagtcaccagaacacgtcttatgtgtccccaccacttccctggagaacaggaaatgctctGTCCAACACTCACACCCCCCAGTTGGAGGACCAAATATTGGGGCTGTACAGCAAACATCGGTGTTGTCGGgggttacagacatattactggatgtgaggacagctggtaatgatctacatatatcagatgacatgAAAACTGTATCCTGGTCATCAATACTTCAGAAACGCCCAAAAATACCAGAGAGATTTAAGTGtcctcaggtgatgagcagtcagaggttctcctcagggagacattactgggaagtggatgtcaggAGGGCAGGGtactggagagtcgggatgtgttaccccagtatagacaggaaaGGAGATCAGTCAGTGATTGgatataataagaagtcctggtgtttggagaggggGTGGTGGGAGTTTGATAATAAGTGCTCAGTGATACATGACAGTAAGGAGATCCGATTACCCGGCGGTGTCTCCAGTAAGAGAGTCAGGATAGagctggattatgaggccgggcggatctccttttatgatctgtgtgacccgatccgacatctccacaccttcaccaccaccttcactgagcacCTCCATGCTGGGGTATatgtagggggaggggtatgtGTCTTGGaaggttgtataaagatatgtggggggaatcAGAATTGA